In Brevundimonas sp. SGAir0440, one DNA window encodes the following:
- a CDS encoding ATP-binding protein translates to MSMGGAPDAELRRALEVAAILVTTDRHGVITDCNEKFVAVSGYSREELIGSTHRIVNSGLHSKAFFQDLYRTIRSGKVWTGTLRNRRKDGSLYWVDTTIVPALSGPEGPASYTAIRFEVTEHVLALEALSEARLVAERAAALRDTFLATMSHEVRTPLNGVLGLAQSLSGADLPDDARQKVDLIIKSGETLRRILDDVLDLSRIQAGEMNLVDEPFAPSDTISGAVDLMRPLASEKGLELISRFDGLPAHLMGDGARLRQIVLNLVSNAIKFTAAGQVLVDARYSKPSRRLRIRVADTGMGFDRSTAKLLFSPFSQADDSISRRFGGTGLGLSISRRLAELMSGGLRVRSKPGRGTLFVLELPMGPSGEITRESESHVEALDRLYGARILLAEDNLVNQQVVQALLGGFGCHIDVAENGQEAVDLWSAHAYDLIMMDMQMPIMDGVEAIRSIRRGEQQREINRLPIAMLTANASSNHRDLASRAGADVVIPKPLSADHLIFESARLLNNAARCHWI, encoded by the coding sequence ATGAGCATGGGAGGCGCGCCCGATGCTGAACTTCGAAGAGCCCTCGAAGTCGCCGCTATCCTGGTGACGACCGATCGCCATGGGGTCATCACCGACTGCAACGAGAAGTTCGTGGCGGTCAGCGGTTACAGCCGAGAAGAATTGATCGGCTCGACCCATCGGATCGTGAACTCCGGCCTGCATTCCAAGGCCTTCTTCCAGGATCTGTATCGCACGATCCGCAGCGGCAAGGTGTGGACCGGCACGTTGCGGAACCGCCGCAAGGACGGCAGCCTCTATTGGGTCGATACGACCATCGTGCCGGCGCTCAGCGGTCCCGAGGGTCCGGCGTCCTACACGGCCATCCGTTTCGAGGTGACCGAACATGTGCTGGCTCTGGAGGCCCTTTCGGAAGCGCGGCTGGTCGCGGAACGCGCCGCGGCGCTGCGCGACACCTTCCTCGCGACCATGAGCCATGAGGTCCGCACGCCGTTGAACGGCGTCCTGGGCCTGGCGCAGTCCCTGTCAGGCGCCGATCTGCCCGACGACGCGCGCCAGAAGGTCGATCTGATCATCAAGTCCGGCGAGACGCTGAGGCGCATCCTGGACGATGTGCTGGACCTGTCCAGAATCCAGGCCGGCGAGATGAACCTTGTCGACGAACCCTTTGCGCCGTCCGACACCATCTCCGGCGCGGTCGATCTGATGCGGCCGCTGGCCAGCGAAAAGGGACTTGAGCTGATCTCCCGGTTCGACGGTCTTCCAGCCCATCTCATGGGCGACGGGGCCCGCCTGCGTCAGATCGTGCTGAACCTGGTCTCCAACGCCATCAAGTTCACTGCAGCCGGCCAGGTGCTGGTCGATGCGCGCTACTCGAAGCCGTCCAGGCGTCTTCGCATCCGCGTCGCCGATACCGGCATGGGCTTTGACCGATCGACGGCCAAACTGCTGTTCTCGCCGTTCAGCCAGGCCGACGATTCCATCTCGCGGCGGTTCGGCGGCACGGGTCTTGGCCTCTCCATCAGTCGTCGTCTGGCGGAGCTGATGAGCGGCGGCCTCAGGGTGCGTTCAAAGCCCGGTCGGGGAACGCTCTTCGTTCTCGAATTGCCGATGGGTCCCAGCGGCGAGATCACCCGCGAAAGCGAGAGCCATGTGGAGGCGCTGGATCGACTCTATGGCGCGCGGATCCTCTTGGCGGAGGACAATCTCGTCAACCAGCAGGTCGTCCAGGCGCTTCTCGGCGGCTTCGGCTGTCATATCGATGTCGCCGAAAACGGCCAGGAAGCCGTCGATCTGTGGTCGGCGCACGCCTACGACCTAATCATGATGGACATGCAGATGCCGATCATGGACGGCGTCGAGGCCATCCGCAGCATCCGCAGAGGCGAACAGCAGCGCGAGATCAACAGGCTCCCGATCGCCATGCTGACGGCCAACGCCTCGTCCAACCATCGCGACTTGGCCTCACGCGCCGGCGCCGACGTCGTCATCCCCAAACCCCTGTCCGCCGATCACCTGATCTTCGAATCCGCTCGGCTTCTGAACAACGCCGCTCGCTGTCACTGGATATAG
- a CDS encoding TonB-dependent receptor domain-containing protein, which produces MKSLYLTAAFAPLILAMPAHAQTQPAPQHQTAWEASRTRANDDVIVTGVAKARDRLDSATSTSSINDVEIAKIGAFAINDLFRTIPGIRAEASTGETNGNYTIRGLPMVSTGAKYLQFQEDGLPVLEFGDILALTSDYFMRYDFNVGQIESIRGGSSSTFASNAPGGVINLISQTGEVEGGSVQVSSGLDYDTYRGDFSYGGHLSDTVRFHVGGFYREGEGPRDAGFTGNKGGQIKANITKTFDGGFVRLYGKILDDTVIAYGPTPLLVSGTNDDPNYGDVPNFSMTRDTLTSRNTTVFPLLDGDNNLKRVNLQDGNQVQVRALGFQTRFNLHGWTISEHMRYAQQSGDQSFNYPLAVVPAAQAPLAFGRRPGTLAYATGPRAGQAITSPTTLNGNGLLAYSTLVHTDIDSLDNFTNDLRANRVWKIGGGDLTTTVGVYSAQQDLKFDRQYIPFLQDVVGGGNSALVDIVNTNGTPRTQDGVVNFFGPSGAGSNSRTDVTYKVLAPYASLNYRLGKLALGGSIRFDSGDVSGRTVANGLTDVRTIDVDNDGVISEAERTFAFAPAASATPVDYDYDYVSYSLSANYRVSDSFSTFARYSEGARAAADKILRSPAISNVDGDLLQADAAYDPVNQAEIGMKYRANGLFANVTGFWAEVSETNQQIRADAGGVTRLVLVQRSYEAKGAEFEAGVRHGPFSLTGSATVTSAEITKAEDAALVGNSPRRQADLIFQVMPQYETDLFTVGASVVGTTESYTQDVNQLKMPGYATVNAFVQVRPIDRVVLSVTANNLFDETALTEVSADSLPASGVVLAQALPGRTVTAAVRFYF; this is translated from the coding sequence TTGAAATCCCTGTACCTCACGGCCGCGTTTGCGCCGCTTATCCTCGCCATGCCTGCTCATGCGCAGACGCAACCTGCGCCGCAGCACCAGACGGCCTGGGAGGCCAGCCGGACGCGGGCCAATGACGACGTGATCGTGACGGGCGTGGCCAAGGCGCGCGACAGGCTGGACAGCGCGACTTCCACCAGCTCGATCAACGATGTCGAGATCGCCAAGATCGGGGCCTTCGCGATCAACGATCTGTTCCGCACCATCCCCGGCATCCGCGCCGAGGCCAGCACGGGCGAGACCAACGGCAACTATACAATCCGTGGCCTGCCGATGGTCAGCACCGGTGCAAAGTATCTGCAGTTCCAGGAAGACGGTCTGCCAGTTCTGGAGTTCGGCGACATCCTGGCCCTGACGTCCGACTACTTCATGCGGTACGACTTCAACGTCGGCCAGATCGAGTCCATCCGGGGCGGGTCGTCCTCGACCTTCGCCTCGAACGCGCCGGGCGGCGTGATCAACCTGATCTCGCAGACGGGTGAGGTCGAAGGCGGCTCGGTCCAGGTGTCTTCGGGCCTGGATTACGACACCTATCGCGGCGACTTCAGCTATGGTGGTCACCTGAGCGACACCGTGCGCTTCCACGTCGGCGGCTTCTATCGCGAGGGTGAAGGCCCGCGCGACGCCGGCTTCACGGGCAACAAGGGCGGCCAGATCAAGGCGAACATCACCAAGACCTTCGACGGCGGCTTCGTGCGTCTGTACGGCAAGATCCTGGACGACACCGTCATCGCCTATGGGCCGACGCCTCTGCTGGTGTCCGGCACGAACGACGATCCCAACTATGGCGACGTTCCGAACTTCTCGATGACGCGCGACACCCTGACGTCGCGCAACACTACGGTCTTCCCGCTGCTGGACGGCGACAACAACCTGAAGCGCGTCAATCTGCAGGACGGCAATCAGGTTCAGGTGCGCGCGCTGGGCTTCCAGACCCGCTTCAACCTGCACGGCTGGACGATTTCCGAGCATATGCGCTACGCGCAGCAGTCGGGTGACCAGTCGTTCAACTATCCGCTGGCCGTGGTGCCCGCGGCCCAGGCGCCGCTGGCGTTCGGCCGTCGTCCCGGAACCCTGGCTTACGCGACGGGACCGCGCGCCGGTCAGGCGATCACAAGCCCGACGACCCTGAACGGCAACGGCCTGCTGGCCTATTCGACCCTGGTCCACACCGACATCGACAGCCTGGACAACTTCACCAACGACCTGCGCGCCAACCGCGTCTGGAAGATCGGTGGCGGCGACCTGACGACCACCGTTGGCGTCTACTCGGCCCAGCAGGATCTGAAGTTCGATCGTCAGTACATTCCCTTCCTTCAGGACGTCGTGGGCGGCGGAAACTCGGCCCTGGTCGATATCGTCAATACGAATGGCACGCCCCGCACGCAGGACGGCGTCGTCAACTTCTTCGGTCCCTCGGGCGCCGGGTCCAACTCGCGCACCGATGTGACGTACAAGGTGCTGGCGCCCTACGCCTCGCTGAACTACCGGCTGGGCAAGCTGGCGCTGGGCGGGTCGATCCGTTTCGACAGCGGCGACGTCAGCGGCCGCACGGTCGCCAACGGCCTCACCGACGTCCGCACCATCGACGTGGACAACGACGGCGTCATCTCGGAAGCGGAGCGCACCTTCGCCTTTGCGCCGGCCGCCAGCGCCACTCCGGTCGACTACGACTACGACTATGTTTCGTATTCGCTCAGCGCCAACTACCGCGTCTCGGACAGCTTCTCGACCTTCGCCCGCTACAGCGAGGGCGCGCGCGCCGCAGCGGATAAAATCCTGCGTTCGCCGGCTATCAGCAATGTCGACGGCGACCTGCTGCAGGCCGACGCGGCCTATGATCCGGTGAACCAGGCCGAAATCGGCATGAAGTACCGGGCCAACGGCCTGTTCGCCAACGTCACGGGCTTCTGGGCCGAGGTCAGCGAGACCAATCAGCAGATTCGCGCGGATGCCGGCGGCGTCACCCGTCTGGTTCTGGTCCAGCGCAGCTACGAGGCCAAGGGCGCCGAGTTCGAGGCCGGCGTGCGTCACGGTCCGTTCAGCCTGACCGGCAGCGCCACCGTCACCAGCGCCGAGATCACCAAGGCCGAGGACGCGGCCCTGGTCGGCAACTCGCCGCGCCGTCAGGCCGACCTGATCTTCCAGGTCATGCCGCAATACGAGACGGACCTGTTCACGGTGGGCGCCAGCGTCGTCGGCACGACCGAGAGCTATACGCAGGACGTCAACCAGCTGAAGATGCCGGGCTACGCGACCGTCAACGCCTTCGTCCAGGTGCGCCCCATCGACCGCGTAGTGCTGTCGGTGACCGCCAACAACCTGTTCGACGAAACCGCCCTAACGGAAGTGTCGGCCGACAGCCTGCCCGCCAGCGGCGTGGTCCTGGCCCAGGCGCTGCCTGGACGCACCGTCACCGCGGCCGTGCGCTTCTACTTCTGA
- a CDS encoding methyl-accepting chemotaxis protein, whose product MMSKMRIPRKLRLSFTLICVSAAVMMAVFFATIMMIRASIESNNLSRTIEAQAMSLETAILRQNSQFRGFLVTGDETYLKSYYEGRDEFDKVVVELKGQLGDAEKQALLEKSRLATLAWRADWGDRMIAEVRAGKREQAQQEVRDAGKKVLVSDAVLPLRDLREAEAAVTEKNLERQQAAIVTAIIALIVGGIALITIAMVLSAMLSRMIARPITVLTEAMGQLAKGDNDIVVDASHADELGDMARAVLVFRDTALAKAEAERAKAAADLAKDAAEREKIVADAAQRHVVEELDTALEALAAGDLTHTIRTPFAPEYERLRTAFNVAVQGLEESLASVAGSAQSVRLGATQICSASETLSLRTEQQASSLQQTTTATNHVTDMVGDTARSAANARNAITLANGDAADGRAIVEEAIVAMDAIKAGSQEIGEIINMIDAIALQTNLLALNAGVEAARAGDAGRGFAVVAGEVRELAKRTVDAAKDIKQLISKSSDEVRLGVDRVGETSEMLARVVAKIGDANTLIVDIAHGAQVQSENLKQVNSAVGSMDRMTQQNAAMAEEATAAARILATEADELATLVSRFRLNATTSAAPAPRRDTASAPRSAPKVIRTVGALALSSEAADDDWNAF is encoded by the coding sequence ATGATGTCGAAGATGCGAATTCCGAGGAAGCTGCGGCTTTCCTTCACCCTGATCTGCGTCTCGGCGGCGGTCATGATGGCGGTGTTCTTCGCCACGATCATGATGATCCGCGCGTCCATCGAGAGCAACAATCTCAGCCGCACGATCGAGGCGCAGGCGATGTCGCTGGAAACCGCGATCCTGCGTCAGAACAGCCAGTTCCGGGGCTTTCTGGTCACCGGCGACGAGACCTATCTGAAATCCTACTACGAAGGGCGCGACGAGTTCGACAAGGTCGTCGTCGAGCTGAAGGGCCAGCTGGGCGACGCCGAAAAGCAGGCGCTGCTTGAAAAATCGCGCCTGGCCACCCTGGCCTGGAGGGCCGATTGGGGCGATCGCATGATCGCCGAGGTTCGCGCCGGCAAGCGCGAGCAGGCCCAGCAAGAGGTGCGCGACGCGGGCAAGAAGGTGCTGGTCAGCGACGCCGTCCTGCCTCTGCGTGACCTGCGCGAGGCCGAAGCCGCCGTCACCGAGAAGAATCTGGAACGTCAGCAGGCTGCGATCGTCACCGCGATCATCGCCCTGATCGTCGGCGGCATCGCTTTGATCACGATCGCCATGGTGCTGTCGGCCATGCTCAGCCGCATGATCGCGCGCCCGATCACGGTCCTGACCGAGGCCATGGGGCAACTGGCCAAGGGCGACAATGACATCGTCGTCGACGCCAGCCATGCCGACGAACTGGGCGACATGGCGCGCGCGGTTCTGGTGTTCCGGGACACCGCGCTGGCCAAGGCCGAGGCCGAACGGGCCAAGGCGGCCGCCGATCTGGCCAAGGACGCCGCCGAGCGCGAGAAGATCGTCGCCGACGCCGCGCAACGGCACGTCGTCGAGGAGCTGGACACAGCGCTGGAAGCTCTGGCCGCCGGCGATCTGACCCACACCATTCGCACGCCGTTCGCCCCGGAGTATGAGCGTCTGCGCACGGCCTTCAACGTGGCGGTGCAGGGTCTGGAAGAGAGCCTGGCCAGCGTCGCTGGGTCGGCACAGAGCGTTCGCCTGGGCGCCACCCAGATCTGCTCGGCGTCCGAAACCCTGTCGTTGCGAACCGAACAACAGGCGTCTAGCCTGCAGCAGACCACCACCGCCACCAACCATGTCACCGACATGGTCGGCGACACGGCGCGCAGCGCGGCCAACGCCCGCAACGCCATCACCCTGGCCAATGGCGACGCCGCGGACGGTCGTGCGATCGTCGAAGAAGCGATCGTCGCCATGGACGCCATCAAGGCCGGATCGCAAGAGATCGGCGAGATCATCAACATGATCGACGCCATCGCCTTGCAGACCAATCTTCTGGCCTTGAACGCCGGCGTCGAGGCCGCGCGAGCGGGCGATGCGGGACGCGGTTTTGCCGTGGTCGCCGGCGAGGTGCGCGAATTGGCCAAGCGCACCGTCGACGCCGCCAAGGATATCAAGCAGCTGATCAGCAAGTCGTCGGACGAGGTGCGGCTGGGCGTCGATCGCGTCGGTGAAACCAGCGAGATGCTGGCGCGCGTCGTGGCCAAGATCGGCGACGCCAACACCCTGATCGTGGACATCGCGCACGGGGCGCAGGTCCAGTCGGAAAACCTGAAGCAGGTCAACAGCGCCGTTGGCAGCATGGACCGCATGACCCAGCAGAACGCCGCCATGGCGGAAGAGGCGACGGCGGCGGCGCGCATCCTGGCGACCGAAGCCGACGAGCTGGCGACCCTGGTTTCCAGGTTCCGGCTGAATGCAACGACCTCGGCCGCACCGGCGCCTCGCCGGGACACCGCGTCCGCTCCCAGGTCGGCGCCCAAAGTCATCCGCACGGTCGGTGCGCTCGCCCTGTCAAGCGAAGCGGCCGATGACGACTGGAACGCGTTCTAA
- a CDS encoding DUF2332 domain-containing protein, which translates to MRDDAIGDWMICPVADRFTQELAAQADRCRAMGSPLVAGVLEAASRQLSHAPLTAARLYDWPGDQAAAALALRLNGALHALARAGRSYALTSLYRREHTDFDAAVADALARNDRYIADWILHPPQTNEVARAAALMSALMAAPLDRAMPFELLELGSSCGLNLNLDRYAYALGSASAGDPFSDVQIEPLWQGPSPKVVPVSIAAARGVDLNPLNAADPAHRERLLAFAWADQPARTRRLENALRIAADHPPRIDQGDAVPWLADRLAEPQAVGRCRVVMHTMVLQYLSDDDRRQITALLSTAGRRADADHPLLWISFEWTRDRSHVELRLTAWPTGETRVLAHCHPYGDELEWLASSASALAA; encoded by the coding sequence ATGCGCGACGATGCCATCGGTGACTGGATGATCTGCCCCGTCGCCGACCGTTTCACCCAGGAACTCGCGGCCCAGGCCGACCGCTGCCGCGCCATGGGTTCGCCCTTGGTCGCCGGCGTTCTCGAGGCCGCGAGCCGGCAGCTTTCGCACGCGCCGCTCACCGCCGCACGGCTTTATGACTGGCCGGGAGATCAGGCTGCGGCAGCCCTTGCCCTGCGCTTGAATGGCGCCCTGCACGCCCTGGCGCGCGCGGGTCGGTCCTACGCGTTGACCAGCCTCTATCGTCGCGAACACACCGACTTCGACGCGGCCGTGGCCGACGCCCTGGCCCGGAACGATCGATACATCGCCGACTGGATCCTGCATCCGCCACAGACGAACGAAGTGGCGCGCGCCGCCGCGCTGATGAGCGCGCTGATGGCCGCCCCTCTGGATCGCGCCATGCCCTTCGAGTTGCTCGAGCTCGGGTCCAGCTGCGGCCTGAACCTGAATCTGGATCGCTACGCCTATGCTCTGGGGTCGGCGTCAGCCGGCGATCCTTTCTCGGACGTGCAGATCGAGCCCCTGTGGCAGGGTCCATCGCCCAAGGTCGTCCCGGTCTCCATCGCGGCGGCGCGCGGCGTCGATCTGAATCCGCTGAACGCCGCAGACCCGGCGCATCGCGAACGTCTGCTGGCCTTCGCCTGGGCTGACCAACCGGCGCGCACCCGACGCCTCGAGAACGCCCTGCGCATCGCCGCCGATCACCCTCCGCGCATCGATCAAGGCGACGCCGTGCCCTGGCTGGCCGACCGGCTGGCCGAGCCGCAGGCGGTCGGGCGCTGCCGCGTCGTCATGCACACCATGGTGCTGCAATATCTGAGCGACGACGACCGGCGCCAGATCACGGCGCTCCTCTCGACGGCCGGCCGCCGCGCCGACGCCGACCACCCGCTGCTTTGGATCAGCTTCGAATGGACCCGAGACCGCAGCCACGTCGAGCTGCGCCTGACGGCCTGGCCCACCGGCGAAACTCGCGTCCTAGCCCACTGCCATCCCTACGGCGATGAACTGGAATGGCTGGCGTCATCTGCGTCGGCTCTGGCGGCTTAG
- a CDS encoding DUF3987 domain-containing protein, producing the protein MFDGIGLLARMLIVAPNSTAGIRFYQEPAMSTDPVLTDYNNRLAHLLKRSFVTRPDMPDALDPPPMRLHLDAKAVWIKFHDECERAIAPDGGLSTIRAFGAKLAEHAGRLAAVLTLYSNADAMEILAIAMQSGVTLATYYANEMLRLNGGATVSRELRTAQRLLNWWQGQPNPVLHLATIYQFGPSELREAKAARAAVTVLDESGWVERLPPNTVVDGKPRKEV; encoded by the coding sequence ATGTTTGACGGCATCGGCCTGTTGGCCCGGATGCTCATCGTCGCACCGAATAGCACGGCGGGAATCCGGTTCTATCAGGAACCCGCCATGAGCACGGATCCAGTGCTGACCGACTATAACAACCGGCTGGCCCATTTGCTCAAACGCTCGTTCGTCACGCGGCCCGATATGCCCGACGCCTTGGACCCGCCACCCATGCGGCTGCATCTCGACGCCAAGGCGGTCTGGATCAAGTTCCACGATGAATGCGAACGGGCCATCGCGCCGGACGGCGGATTATCGACGATCCGCGCATTCGGGGCTAAACTGGCCGAACATGCCGGGCGGCTGGCGGCGGTGTTGACCCTGTATAGCAATGCCGACGCGATGGAGATTCTCGCCATCGCCATGCAATCCGGCGTCACGCTCGCCACCTATTACGCCAATGAAATGTTGCGGCTGAACGGCGGGGCGACGGTTTCGCGCGAACTGCGCACGGCGCAACGGTTGCTGAACTGGTGGCAGGGCCAGCCGAACCCCGTCCTGCATCTCGCGACGATCTATCAATTCGGCCCGTCAGAACTGCGTGAGGCGAAGGCCGCGCGCGCTGCTGTCACAGTCTTGGACGAAAGCGGCTGGGTCGAACGCTTGCCGCCCAACACAGTTGTTGACGGCAAGCCACGCAAGGAAGTTTGA
- a CDS encoding DEAD/DEAH box helicase family protein produces the protein MFRRYLAKNTGFVLWIVPNEAIYAQTLKALKDRQHAYRQTLDRAAAGRVRIMEKGDPLNRADVDANLCVMVLMLQSAVRRQEDQLKLFGDRGDVHGFTPAEGEQAAHKALKDAIPNLSIYDLADGGPAWPMVKDSVGNALRIIRPVVVMDEGHRAVSDLAFRTLYGFNPLFVLELSATPKDVAARAATATREATPERKANVLVEISGRELEREGMLKMPLNIVPMAGSDWTATLQASLAKLNALDVTAKAYRGDGGHYIRPILLVQAERTGAEQRDAGFIHADDVKAWLVAAGLDEAEIALKTSEVNDLDKPENRDLLKPSCRVRVIITKAALAEGWDCPFAYVLCSLAASDNESAMTQLVGRILRQPHAIRTGVAELDESYVFTHRAETAAVVGAIKQGLPNDGMSDLVQDVVLKDTGGSTVSKRKLNRRDALRTTDIALPQVLWIEQGQNARLLDAESDLFPAIEWAKFDADAFADTLPKNAQAAASRHRIWRTSGFWPYRIPGSW, from the coding sequence ATATTCAGGCGGTATCTCGCCAAGAATACGGGCTTCGTGCTGTGGATCGTGCCCAATGAAGCGATCTACGCCCAAACGCTCAAGGCGCTGAAAGACCGCCAACATGCTTACCGGCAAACGCTGGACCGCGCGGCGGCTGGTCGCGTGCGAATCATGGAAAAAGGCGACCCGCTCAATCGCGCGGATGTGGACGCCAATCTGTGCGTCATGGTGCTGATGCTCCAATCGGCTGTGAGACGCCAAGAGGATCAACTGAAACTCTTTGGCGACCGTGGCGACGTGCATGGGTTCACGCCGGCCGAAGGCGAGCAAGCGGCGCACAAGGCGCTGAAAGACGCCATTCCGAACCTGTCCATCTACGACCTAGCAGACGGTGGACCGGCTTGGCCGATGGTCAAAGATTCGGTGGGCAATGCTCTGCGCATCATCCGGCCCGTGGTTGTGATGGACGAAGGGCATAGGGCCGTTTCTGATCTGGCGTTCCGCACGCTCTACGGCTTCAACCCGCTGTTCGTGCTGGAACTGAGCGCGACGCCCAAAGACGTGGCAGCCCGTGCCGCCACGGCGACCCGTGAAGCTACGCCGGAACGCAAAGCCAACGTGCTGGTCGAAATTTCCGGGCGCGAACTGGAACGCGAAGGCATGTTAAAGATGCCGCTCAACATCGTGCCCATGGCGGGCAGCGATTGGACGGCGACGCTTCAGGCATCCTTGGCCAAGCTGAATGCTCTGGACGTGACGGCGAAAGCCTATCGCGGCGATGGCGGGCACTATATCCGGCCAATCCTGTTGGTGCAGGCCGAACGAACCGGGGCGGAACAGCGCGACGCTGGCTTTATTCATGCCGACGATGTGAAGGCGTGGCTGGTCGCGGCTGGCCTCGACGAAGCCGAAATTGCCCTGAAAACGTCTGAAGTGAACGACCTGGACAAGCCCGAAAACCGGGACTTGCTGAAACCGTCCTGCCGGGTGCGCGTCATCATCACCAAGGCGGCGCTGGCCGAAGGCTGGGATTGCCCCTTTGCCTATGTGCTGTGCTCCTTGGCGGCATCGGACAATGAAAGCGCGATGACACAGCTTGTCGGGCGAATCTTGCGCCAGCCGCACGCAATCCGCACCGGCGTTGCCGAACTCGACGAATCCTATGTGTTCACGCACCGCGCCGAAACGGCGGCGGTGGTCGGGGCGATCAAGCAAGGGCTGCCCAACGATGGCATGAGCGATCTTGTGCAGGACGTGGTGCTGAAGGACACGGGCGGCAGCACCGTCAGCAAGCGCAAGCTAAACCGGCGCGATGCCTTGCGCACGACCGACATTGCCTTGCCGCAAGTGCTGTGGATCGAACAGGGGCAGAACGCACGCTTGCTTGATGCGGAAAGCGACCTGTTCCCGGCGATTGAATGGGCGAAGTTCGATGCTGACGCCTTTGCCGACACCTTGCCTAAGAATGCCCAAGCCGCCGCAAGCCGCCACCGTATTTGGCGAACGTCTGGCTTCTGGCCATATCGAATTCCGGGTTCGTGGTGA
- the msrA gene encoding peptide-methionine (S)-S-oxide reductase MsrA — translation MLFKKTAEMPTPETALPGRAEPLDTDVNHYVSGHPLKGPYPDGFQTAIFGMGCFWGVERIFWQLPGVWVTSAGYSGGITPNPTYEETCTGRTGHAEVVKVVFDPSVITYAELLKTFWENHDPTQGMRQGNDIGTTYRSAIYTLNAEQQAEAEASRDAYQAALTQAGRGTITTEIQPAGDYFYAEGYHQGYLAKNPAGYCGIGGTGVVCPIGVGVDA, via the coding sequence ATGCTGTTCAAGAAGACCGCCGAAATGCCCACGCCCGAGACCGCCCTGCCCGGCCGCGCCGAGCCGCTGGACACCGATGTGAACCACTATGTCAGCGGCCATCCGCTGAAGGGGCCCTATCCCGACGGCTTCCAGACCGCCATCTTCGGCATGGGCTGCTTCTGGGGCGTGGAGCGCATCTTCTGGCAGTTGCCGGGCGTGTGGGTGACGTCGGCCGGCTATTCCGGCGGGATCACGCCCAACCCAACCTATGAGGAAACCTGCACCGGCCGGACGGGTCATGCCGAGGTGGTCAAGGTCGTGTTCGACCCGAGCGTCATCACCTACGCCGAACTGCTGAAGACCTTCTGGGAGAACCACGACCCGACCCAGGGCATGCGCCAGGGCAACGACATCGGCACCACCTATCGCTCGGCCATCTACACGCTGAACGCCGAGCAGCAGGCGGAGGCGGAAGCCTCGCGCGACGCCTATCAGGCCGCCCTGACCCAGGCCGGGCGCGGGACGATCACCACCGAGATCCAGCCGGCGGGCGACTATTTCTACGCCGAGGGTTATCACCAGGGCTATCTGGCCAAGAACCCAGCCGGATACTGCGGCATCGGCGGGACCGGCGTGGTCTGCCCGATCGGGGTCGGCGTCGACGCCTGA